One window of Candidatus Neomarinimicrobiota bacterium genomic DNA carries:
- the dctP gene encoding TRAP transporter substrate-binding protein DctP, translating into MKRLLCFIIALAISISISPAKKTKIKMATLAPEGTEWHGLLMKMGQEWKEATLGQVNLRVYPGGVVGDERDMIRKMRIGQIQGAAITSEGLTEINPQYSVFFVPMLYQNFSDLDLLYEKLGSDLIKDSEKNGFKVLMMVDVGWVYWFSSDSIHTPDDLRKQTIFSWAGDYRTAALWEKSGFKVVPLAMTDMLSGLQTGMIDAMAFNPMYVLSQQSFGITKYMLDMKWGTLSAAVVLDIRTWNKIDPEHQIKMQEISNKISTEFQKKNRLESDSAINVMKEYGLTVTTPTKNEYEEWKTLVESMYPLIRGQVVEENIFDRVMEFKDELESNP; encoded by the coding sequence ATGAAGAGACTTTTATGTTTCATAATTGCATTAGCGATTTCAATTTCCATATCGCCGGCAAAAAAAACAAAAATCAAAATGGCAACCCTTGCGCCGGAGGGCACCGAATGGCATGGCTTGTTGATGAAAATGGGTCAAGAATGGAAAGAGGCAACACTTGGGCAAGTAAATCTCAGAGTTTATCCCGGTGGTGTTGTTGGGGACGAAAGAGATATGATACGGAAAATGCGGATCGGTCAAATTCAAGGTGCAGCAATCACCTCAGAAGGATTAACAGAAATAAATCCTCAATATTCTGTCTTTTTTGTTCCCATGCTATATCAAAATTTTTCGGATTTGGATTTGCTGTATGAAAAACTTGGAAGCGACTTGATCAAAGATTCAGAGAAAAATGGTTTTAAAGTTCTCATGATGGTTGATGTGGGTTGGGTGTATTGGTTTTCCTCTGATTCAATTCACACACCGGATGACCTCCGCAAACAAACTATTTTTAGTTGGGCGGGAGATTACCGTACTGCGGCATTGTGGGAAAAATCTGGATTTAAAGTTGTACCGCTGGCTATGACAGACATGCTTTCTGGTCTTCAGACTGGTATGATCGATGCAATGGCCTTTAACCCGATGTATGTTTTATCACAACAAAGTTTTGGTATCACAAAGTATATGCTTGATATGAAATGGGGTACGCTTTCCGCGGCAGTAGTACTGGATATTAGAACATGGAATAAAATTGATCCTGAACATCAGATTAAAATGCAGGAAATTTCAAACAAGATTTCCACTGAATTTCAGAAAAAAAACCGATTAGAATCAGATAGCGCGATTAATGTTATGAAGGAATATGGGTTAACAGTTACCACGCCAACAAAAAATGAATATGAAGAGTGGAAAACATTGGTAGAGTCTATGTACCCTTTGATTCGCGGTCAGGTTGTAGAAGAAAATATATTCGATAGAGTAATGGAATTTAAAGACGAATTAGAATCGAATCCTTGA